AGCCCTGCTTCATCAACGTTTGCCAGACGCAGTAAGCATGATGTTGCTCGGCGGGAGTCATGCGGCAGAAGAGATCGAAGAGCGATGGCGTGAGCCAGGCGCGCACTTCGGCCAGCGCCTCAGGCGGCATTCGCGTTGTGAGCAGTCGCCCGAACTGCCAGATTCGATAACGCGCGCCGGTCATCAGCCGACCAGAAGGTTGAAGAGGCCTTGTTGGGCCGGGCCGACGAGGAAGCCAAGCAGGTTGAAGCCAAAGCCGAACTGCTCACCAATCCGCCCACTGACGACCAGCAACAGCAACAGGATCGGCCCCACCTGCTCCAGCCCGGCCAGCGCGTTGGCCCACTGATCGGGCAGAACGCCCAGCGCCACTTTGAAGCCGTCGAGGGGCGAAATAGGAATCAGGTTGAACAGCATGAGGCCGAGGTTGACTTGAATAAAGATTGAAAGGAAGTCGGAGAGCGAGGGGATAATCTCGCCCACGCCGCCAACGTTGAGCGCGCCGCCCAGGCCCAGCCGAAACGGAATGGCGGCCAACAACGCCATAAGAAAGTTCGAGAGCGGCCCGGCGAAGGCGACGATAGCCATGCCGGTGCGAATCGGGACGCGGTAGTTGCGAGGGTTGGTGAGCACCGGCCTGCCCCAGCCAAAGCCACTGACAATGAAGAGAAGCGAGCCAAATGGATCGAGATGCGCCAGCGGGTTGAGCGTCACCCGCCCCTGACTACGCGGCGTCGGATCGCCCAGGTTGTCGGCGACAAGCGCATGGGCAAACTCGTGGACGGTGATGGCGAGGATGAGGGTGATGCCGAGAGAGATGTAGAGGGACATACGGATTGCCTTTTATCCTAGAGGATCTTTTTGCCCAACCTTAACTTCAAAGATACCCGCTTCATCGTAATTCTCACGCATCTTGGCGCGCAGCAAATGCTCTCGCCTTCTCGCAACTTTTTCATAACGATATGCCTCCAC
Above is a genomic segment from Chloroflexota bacterium containing:
- a CDS encoding site-2 protease family protein translates to MSLYISLGITLILAITVHEFAHALVADNLGDPTPRSQGRVTLNPLAHLDPFGSLLFIVSGFGWGRPVLTNPRNYRVPIRTGMAIVAFAGPLSNFLMALLAAIPFRLGLGGALNVGGVGEIIPSLSDFLSIFIQVNLGLMLFNLIPISPLDGFKVALGVLPDQWANALAGLEQVGPILLLLLVVSGRIGEQFGFGFNLLGFLVGPAQQGLFNLLVG